The Venenivibrio stagnispumantis genomic sequence TCAACCGGTAAAGGCTCTAAGGTTATTAATGGTCTTTCTATGGATGGTGTTTCTGCAGTATGTTCTTTTAATGATTCAAGCTTAGCTGCTCTTCTTTTTTCTTCTACCCTTCTGCTTTTTAATCTAATTAATTGTCTTTCTACTTCATCCATAGCAAAATCTATTGCAGAATACAAATCATTACTTTCTTCCCATGCGTGGATAACACCACCACCGGGTGTATTAAAATAGATATCTATATCTACTCTATTTCTATGTCTGTGTTTTTCAAAATCATACACTACCCTAACTCTAACAGAATCTTCAGATACATCTAAATCTTTGATGTATCTTTTAATTCTTTCAAGCCTATGTTCTGTGTAAGCTTTGATAAAATCTGTTACATCAATGTTTTTTCCAACGTGTTCAATCTGCATTTTCTTGCCTCCTTTTATGTAATAACCTTTCTTTTTCTTGAATCCGGTATATTCATTTCTTCTCTATATTTTGCAACTGTTCTTCTTGCTACTTTTATTCCTTTTTCTTGTAATATCTGGGCTATCTGTGTATCACTTAAAGGATTAGATTTATCTTCTTCTTCTATTAATTTTTGAATTAAATATTTTACACTTTCTGGTGAAATATTTCCACTTTCTGTATTTAGTTTTGTTGAGAAAAATGCTTTAAGTGGCAAAAATCCTTGTGGTGTTTGTGCATATTTAGATGAAACAATTCTGCTAATTGTTGATTCATGTAAATCCATCTCTTTTGCTACATCTTTTAATGTAAGTGGTTTTATATGTTCTTTTCCGTATTTTAAAAAATCTTTTTGATGATTAACAAGAATTTTTGCAAGTTTGTATAATTCTTCTCTTCTTTGTTGTAGCCCTTTAACTATTCCTATTGCTTGTTGTAATTTTGTATATAAAAATTGTTTTGT encodes the following:
- the hpf gene encoding ribosome hibernation-promoting factor, HPF/YfiA family encodes the protein MQIEHVGKNIDVTDFIKAYTEHRLERIKRYIKDLDVSEDSVRVRVVYDFEKHRHRNRVDIDIYFNTPGGGVIHAWEESNDLYSAIDFAMDEVERQLIRLKSRRVEEKRRAAKLESLKEHTAETPSIERPLITLEPLPVEKPMTVEDARLLLEEMGTFFLPFRNAETGEINVIYRKKAGNYGLIASNV